cattgaaaacatctgaagttcttcaaaggtaaatgatattatttgaatccttttctggtttttgtgcaaatgttgcccgctaaatgctacgctaaatgctacgctagctatcaatactcttacacaaatgcttgttttgctatggttcaaaagcatattttgaaaatctgagatgacagtgttgttaagaaaaggctaagcttgagagctagcacattcatttcatttgcgattttcataaatagttaaggttacgttatgctaatgagcttgaggctataactggataccgGTTTtcttcatagccaaacgtgaacaaaacggagccatttgtcctacacaaataatattttttgaaaaactgaacatttgctatctaacagagagtctcctcattgaaaacatctgaagatcttcaaaggtaaatgattttatttgaatgattttcttgtttttgtgaaaatgttgctggctgaattctaggcttatagctatgctcgctatcaatactcttacacaaatgcttgtttagctatggttgaaaagcatattttgaaaatctgagatgacagtgttgttaacaaaagtctaagcttgagagcaaatatatttatttcatttgcgattttcatgaatagttaacgttgcgttatgctaatgagcttgaggctataaataggatcccagatccaggattgctcgacgcaagaagttaaaggtcttaaatcggctgtggagagcatgACCACAATGTCATCAGGAACAGCTGattctctcatgcatgcttcagtgttgcttgcctcgaagcgagcatagaagtaatttagctcctctggtaggtttgtgtcactgggcagctcgcgactgtgcttccctttgtagtacgtaatagtttgcaagccctgccaaatccgacgagcatcggagccagtgtagtacgattcaatcttttgcttgtttgatggtttgtcagagggcatagcgggatttcttataagcgtcctgGTTAGattcccactccttgaaagtggcagctctaccctttagctcagtgcggatgttgcctgttatccatggcttctggttggggtatgtgcgtacggtcactgtggggacaacgtcatcaatgtacttattgatgaagccagtgacgaatgtggtatactcctcaatgccattggaagaatcccgggaacatattccaatctatggtagcaaaacagtcctatagcttagcatctgcatcatctgaccacttccatattgagcgagtaCTGGTCCTTCCGGAGgactttgtacgcgtctctgtgtgtggagcaaaggtggtctagagtttttttccccctctggttgcacatttaacatgctggtagaatttAGGTACCACAGATTTAAGTGTCCCTGCATTAAGTCCCCAACCACTAGGAGTATCGcgtctggatgagcattttcttgtttgcttatggccatatacagctcgttgagtgcagtcttagtgccaggaTTGTTTTGTGGTGGTAAGTAGCtttgaaaaatatagatgaaaactcttggtAAATGGTGTGGTGTACAGCtgatcatgagatactctacctcaggcgagcaaaacctcaagacctCCTTAATGTTAGATTTcgtacaccagctgttatttacaaatagacgCAAACTGgcggtttggcggatgccaggggaATGATAattgcctgaatgcatagtgccaatggtaaggtttggtggaggaggaatattggTCTGGGGCTTTTTTcctggttcgggctaggccccttaattccagtgaagggatgTCTTAAAGTTACAACATACAATTTAATTCTAGGCAatcctgtgcttccaactttgtggcaacagtttggggaatgccctttcctgtctcagcatgacaatgaccatgTGCAAAAAGCAAGGTCCATACTGAAATGGTTTGACGAGATTGGTgtgtaagaacttgactggcctgcacagagccctgacgtcAACCCTATCGAATATCTTTGGGAGGAATTGGAACGCTGACGCCTattcacccaacatcagtgcctgacctcactaatgctcttgtggctgaatggaagcatgtccccgtagcaatgttccagcatcttgttggaagccttcccagaatcaATCAATCTAATTTGTTCATAAAGCGCTTCAtaaatcagctgatgtcacaaattgctgtacagaaacccagccaaaaaccccaaacaacaagcaatgcaggtgtagcagcacggtggctaggaaaatctccctagaaaggccagaacctaggaagaaacctagagaggaaccagactatgaggggtggtcagtcttcttctggctgtgccaggtggagattattacagaacatggccaagatgttcaaatgttcatagatgaccagcagggtcaaataataataatcacagtggatgtagagggtgcaacaggtcagcacctcaggagtaaatgtcagttggataaggtagcacgtccggtgaacaggtcagagcTGCAGCACGacaaggtggactggggacagcaaggagtcatcaggtcaggtagtcctgaggcatggtcctagggctcaggtcctcggcgagaaagagaatgagagtgagagacagaaagagagaaaaagagagataatTATAGATAGCATACTtatattcacacaggacaccggataagacaggagaaatactccagatacaacagactgaccctagccccccgacacaaactattgcaacaAAAATACTGgatgctgagacaggaggggtcgggagacagtGGCCCTGGCAGACGATACCCCAGACAGGGACaaacagacaggacatatcccacccactttgccaaagcacagcccccacaccactagagagttatcttcaaccaccaacttactctCCTGAGActaggccgagtatagcccacgaagatctctcCCATGGCAcgaacccaagggggggcacaaaaccggacaggaagatcacgtcagtgactcaccccactcaagtgatgcacccctcctagggatggcatggaaaagcaccagtaagccagtgactcagcccctgtaatagggttagaggcagagaatccaagtcgagagaggggaaccggccagtcagagacagcaagggtggttcattgctccagtgcctttccgttcaccttcgcaCTCCTGGAcaagactacactcaatcatagaacctactgaagagatgagtcttcaataaagacataAAGGTCgggaccgagtctgcgtctcttacatggataggcagaccattccataaaaatggagctctataggagaaagccctgcttccagctgtttgcttagaaattctatggACAGTAAGGAGACCTGGGTCGTGTGACCGtaacgtacatgtaggtatgtacggcaggaccaaatcagaaaaataggtaggagcaagcctatGTAATGccttgtaggttagcagtaaaaccttgaaatcagcccttgccttaacagaaAGCCAGTGTAGacaggctagcactggagtaatatgattttttttaaatggttctagtcaagattctagcagccgtgtttagcactaaatAAAAttcatttagtgctttatctgggtagccggaaagtagatcattgcagtagtctaacctagaagtggcaaaagcatggattcatttttctgcagaatttttggacagaaagtttcagattttgtAATGTTACGTAGAAAAGCTGTCAGTGAAACAGTCTTGaaatgttcgtcaaaagagagatcagggtccagagtaacgcagaggtccttcacagttttatttgagacgactctacaaccatcaagattgtcagattcaacagaagatctacttgtttcttgggacctagaactagcatctctgttttgttcgagtttaaaagtaggacatttgccgccatccacttccttgcctgaaacacaggcttccagggagggcaattttagGGCTTCActgtgtttcatcgaaatgtacagctgtgtgtcgtctgcatagcagtgaaagttagcattaagttttcgaatgacatctccaagaggtaaaatatatagtgaaaacaatagtgatcCTAAAATGGAGCCTTGGGGTACattttgtcagaggacaaaccatctacaGAGACAAATTGATATCTTCCCGGCAGATGAGATGTAAGAGTTGAGGCTGTTAAAgcactccatattaatgcccatgatttttttATGAGATGTTCAGCGATcacatgtccacatacttttggtcatgtggtgtataTCTACTACCAAATATTTTAAATGATAAACTATTGAGATTCCATAAGTAGAGATGGAGTCCTCCATCATGGTCTTGAGAGGCAGTAGGGCTGATTTGGTTCAATGAATTTTATAACCTAAGATGAAGCTGAATTTATCTATAATCTTCAATATATTTGGAAGCGATTGAGATACATTGTCTAGATATAGTAAAATATCGTCTGTGTATAATGAGATGAAGTGATCAGTAGAGTTAAGTGTTATTTCCTTACGAAATGTCTGGGCCAGTGTTTAGGCAGATAATAAAAACAGCACAAGTTAATTGGCTAACATTGGCTACCTTGCTagttacttccagacacaaatgagagaacaaccCACTGACCATTTTtatcaccctagcagagctggttgaGCTCTTTTCATGTCATCGAGAGCGTTATTGAATGtcactgtgctgctggcaataaTTTAATTACTTTTTTGCCAATGTTTGCTGATATTCAACAGTTGTTGAGCGTTCATAAATTCaccagttattctgcgctctggtacactcagacgagagtatATGGCCAAACTGATTTACAAACGCACccaaaatggttacttgcatagtggagtcttttgttaagaaatggagctagctagcttaacaatgaaccataatcccaactcatgaaatttactaccctgcatgaatttGTAGATAGCTAACCAACCAGTTTCAATGTCAGCTAGCTAACAATTGGCTATAACTAGGCAAACacatggctctgagatacgaacaATAAGATCAGACATGTAATGTTAGTtagcgagctagctagctaacgtaagctagctagctaacagtgcacttcaacttgaaatgaaaatactttgtcaaaattaaaacctgtaatatctgaaaatgaagCAAGCTCGACTATCTTACCTGTGGTCTGAAATTGGAGTTGATATCAACAGTTGTTGCagtaacattctattgaaatggatactaatcccaactcatgacattactaccctgcaggtagctaaccaagcatgttcaatgttagctagctaacaatagaCTATAACTAGGCAAGCAAATgtctctgagatacaaataataagaTCATATACATCACATTAGCTAGTGAGACAGCCAGCTAACatcagctagctaacagtacactttaacttgaaatgaaaccactttctgtcaaaattagaaatgtgtaatatcagaaaatgtagctagctagactttCTTACCCGTATACAACATCGATAGATGCTTctcctgtcacggatgccatggttgcccttagtttgaaaatgtaatccggagacaggcgttttctccatctctttagctatcatacttgaattccactgatttcaaaactcggccCTCCAGAAAGTGGATAGCAACTcttatgcagttttactacgcAATACATTTCAAAAAGCCgcattagacaggattacctaaacacactgaccagctcaaatagacagaagtgtACTTtttggcagaccaatccaaactcatctctcggcatgtccagcccactcattatctcagccaatcatggctagcgcgAAGGTTTCcggctttttctgtggctaaaataggctcgtaatttaacaattgtatttgtatttacagatggcatacaagtttgttattaaggcacatgaaagtttacATGTTCGAAAAGGCATTTCTGCACAAAAATGTTTACGTTCAAATAGCTTTCCTGTGAAGTAGTTGACccgcgacatatgcctagtttcctgaaactgGTCACATTTGAGCCAGTTAAGGAGGCTTTACTTTGTTTTTACTTTACTtctctccaggcctgagggcacactttGGCtaaaattgaagatatggcaaataggaatGGCAATAttgtccgctattatcctcagtaattttccatccaagttgtcagaccccagtgGCTTGTCATTATTGATAGACAATACtacttttttcacctcttccaaacttactgtacagaattcaaaattacaatgcttgttttTCATAATttgtcagatatacttggatgtgtagtgtcagcatttgtaTCATGCataaatttgctaatcttgccaatgaaaaaaatcattaaagtagttggcaatatcagtgggttttatGATGAAttagccatctgattcaatgaatgatggagagGAGTTTGACTGACTTACAGCCACAGGAAGCAACCTGGTGATATCCGGAACTTTTACCCCAGGAAAACACATTATTTGCCCCAGGTACAGATATATGCCTCAACATGGAACTCCCTATCACAATCTCTGGAATAATCTGGCCTCTGCTGTGTCTCAAAGTAGATTGCGAGGCCAGAGCCACAGAACTCACCTGAGAAAAGAGCTGCTGCGACGCCAGTTGCGTGCAGGACACAACAGCCAAAGGGACAGAGCTCTGATCCAGAGAGCACGGCCCAGCAGAGGGGGGATGCAGTGGTCCAGACAGTACCCAGGCAATTGATTGACTAGAACAGGGAAAGGTAGCTGAAGGGGCATCCACAGCCACAGAGGGAACACCAAAGCCCCAGGCAGAAGACAGCTGGTACATGGGCTCAAATAAAGCAAAAAAAAAACTCCCTATCACAATTTGAAAGTCATAAGTCCGGAGGCGGGGGAAGAAGGCACACATCCATTTAGGCTCCGAAACACATCCATTTAGGCTTACCTGAAGTCGAACGATGAGCAGCCATCTTCTGGTTCAAGCTCGTAGAGGGGTGCAGTGGCGGAAATTGATCAGAGTCCAGGAAGGTCCCACGGCAGGTAGAAAACCACACCTATTCTCGCCAGTGGCACAGTGAACCCTGTAGAGTGGTGGCGAAGTGCAGATGATGCATCACATCGTGGGGTGGACGAGTAATGTCAGGGCCTCTCAGTAAGGCACATGCTGTGGAGTGATTTCTCATTCTACCTTGCTCCGGTTCTGGTCAGTCAGGGGTGTGAAGTCTGGGTGGCTCAGTCTCAGTAGGTAGGTGGTCATGGGATTGGGTAACCTGGTTGACCTCTTGTCTCTGGGCTCTATTCTCTTCTTCAGAGTGAGCTGCAGTAGATGTGGTCAGCATGGTGAGTAGTGTGGTGCTTACTGCATGTGGAGTTGCTATATCGGCCTGGGGATCTGGTCTGGTCTTATAAATCTCAGATTAGAAAATATATAGGAACCATCCCTACAACAACAATAGGTTCTAGGTTCATGCCAATATGTTTTGTTTTACTGTAGCTCATTATACATCAGCAATCTCCTTCAATTTAATAGATAAGAGGGCTGGGCTCCAATGTGTGTaccgcccccccacacacacacacactcctatatCTAACTCAGATATAAATAAAGCTGCTCTGCACAGTTTAGTTTATTATTTAGATCAGATACACTATGAATCTACACTAAGAAATAACACTTGATTCATTGCACTCAATTGAAAAGAACAGTGTTTTTACTTCCCAATGGCGTTCAGTGAAGTGGATGGATATCAAGCAGTACAATACTGTTTTCCTCTCCACAACTCGTCTTGCGTTAAGGAGGAACGATCCATAGCAGAAAATATACTCCTGCACCTTTTCTTTTTCTCTGTGTCATCATTCACAGTGTTTGTGAATCTGCTGGTGatcatctccatctctcacttCAAGCAGCTCCACACTCCAACCAAcctgctcatcctctctctggctgtgtcagaTCTCCTGGTTGGGATTGTTGTGATTCCAGTGGAGGGCATCAAAGTCATCGAGTCATGCTGGTATCTTGGTGAAACAACGTGTTCAGTTTTTCATGGGATTGTTTTCTCTGTCATTTTTTCATCTCTATACAATTTAGTCATCATAGCTGTTGACAGATATGTTGCTGTTTGTGATCCTTTACTCTACATTTCAAAAATAACTATTGGAAAAACATTGACTTCTATATTCCTAACCTGGATATTTTCTTTTATATATAATCTTGTTATTCTATACTGTAATGGTCAATGGTATCGTTCTCAGGCACACAAGAACTGCCATGGAGAATGTGTGTTGATTATCAGTTTTACATGGGGAATTATTGACCTTTTTGTCTCCTTTGTTGCACCTTGTTCTGTTATTATATGCTTATACATGAACATTTTCAAAGTGGCAAGAATTCAAGTAAAAGTGATGAATATCACAACCAGGATCAAGATGTCAGAGAATAAGGCAACCAAAACACTGGGGGTTGTGTTATTGGTTTTCCTCGTCGGTTGGATCACATATTACGTTGGTTCACTTTCTGAGGACTACTTGGCACATTCAGATGTCATCATAGCATTTCTCTCCTGGGTTGTGTACATTAATTCATTCATTAACCCTCTGATATATGCATTGTTTTACCCATGGTTCAAAACAGCAGTAAGACACATCTTAACCTTACATATCCTAGCACCCTCATCCTCCTTAATAAATCTCTTTCCAGAAAATTGTTagattgtatttaaaaaaaaaaatgagtgGCCTTGTAGGTACACACTATATAACATGTTGTGCTATAGAACGTTATGTAATATATATGTTATTGCTTATTGCTGCATGTTTGTATTGATGACTTAGGGCCCAATTCAATCGATTGGTTATACTGTAAAAGAAAACAGCACTGCAGGTTTACTAAGAATGTTGACATTGTATCCTAAGGACAGCTGTTGTTCTGTGTCATTAAAAATGACAACAGGAACAACTCAAGTGTGTGTTGGTTTTAGCGTGGTTAGCAGCTCCAATACAACATTCTGAATGAATCAGTGTAATTTTCCCTCAGCAATTTATTATATTTGGACAAAAAGTTAATGCAAGGATATCATTATTATGTAGAGAAAGAGATGGCTTTAAAATACTAGCCATGTAataacagacacacagcaccgtAGTGCCATTCATTCAGTAGAGTCAGACAGATTTCTAGACAGAGAA
Above is a genomic segment from Oncorhynchus masou masou isolate Uvic2021 chromosome 12, UVic_Omas_1.1, whole genome shotgun sequence containing:
- the LOC135549369 gene encoding trace amine-associated receptor 13c-like, which produces MAFSEVDGYQAVQYCFPLHNSSCVKEERSIAENILLHLFFFSVSSFTVFVNLLVIISISHFKQLHTPTNLLILSLAVSDLLVGIVVIPVEGIKVIESCWYLGETTCSVFHGIVFSVIFSSLYNLVIIAVDRYVAVCDPLLYISKITIGKTLTSIFLTWIFSFIYNLVILYCNGQWYRSQAHKNCHGECVLIISFTWGIIDLFVSFVAPCSVIICLYMNIFKVARIQVKVMNITTRIKMSENKATKTLGVVLLVFLVGWITYYVGSLSEDYLAHSDVIIAFLSWVVYINSFINPLIYALFYPWFKTAVRHILTLHILAPSSSLINLFPENC